A region of Falco peregrinus isolate bFalPer1 chromosome 13, bFalPer1.pri, whole genome shotgun sequence DNA encodes the following proteins:
- the LOC129785560 gene encoding uncharacterized LOC128031833 homolog codes for MDSLTEQRLTSPNLPAPHLEHYSVLHCTMTLDVQTVVVFAVIVVLLLVNVILMFFLGTR; via the coding sequence ATGGACAGTCTTACAGAGCAGAGGTTGACTTCTCCAAATCTACCAGCCCCACATCTTGAACACTACAGTGTTCTGCATTGCACCATGACCTTGGATGTTCAAACGGTGGTCGTTTTTGCAGTGATTGTGGTGCTATTGCTTGTGAATGTCATACTCATGTTCTTCCTGGGCACTCgttaa